Within the Ananas comosus cultivar F153 linkage group 25, ASM154086v1, whole genome shotgun sequence genome, the region attctTTTACTTGCTTCCTATTTCATTCGGTCAACTTCTCCGTATTAGTTGCATAtcaatgtttttaaaaaaaagcctcAAAATTTACTGGAGTTGTTATGCCGGTCGAGATCTGTGTTTTCTCGCTCTTTGTAGCAGGACGTTGCCTGatattaatatcataattaactTGAAGTTCTAATTTGTAAATCTCGAAAATGTAGTCATTTTCAATCCTTCATTATTGGCAAAATCTGCGAGAATTAGGATAATTTGTAGTTGCTTagtaaatttgtttttaatcCAATACATCTTCTGTCCATATCgcttttgattaaaaaaagttGTCAACTTTTTCGCGAGTTATTTTGCATACTTGGGAGTATATTAATTTCTATGTGCTTGTAGTTTTCGTAAAAAATTGAAACAGAATAAATTTTGTGCTTATTGAACTGCTATGGAACAATGGTAAATATGGGACTGCTAAAATGCATCAGTGaattactctctttctctctcaaggGACGCGCGTGCGCGCACACacaaatatgcatgcatgtattcaaaattttttcactTGAACATAAGAACTCCGCTCTATTTCTCATTAAGAACCTCGGCTATGAattaaggcaaaaaaaaaaaaaaaaagcttattgAATTTATGCTTAAAAAGCCCATCATGTTTTAATGCAGATGTCGGTGTTATGAGTGGCTGCATTCTTTTCATTCAGCGCGATCTGCACATAACAGAAGTACAACAAGAAGTCTTAGTtggtattttaagttttatttctcttttggGTAGCTTAGCTGGAGGAAGAACCGCCGATGCTCTTGGGCGAAAATGGACCATCGGATTAGCTGCCATTGTTTTCCAAATCGGCGCTGCTGTAATGACTTTCGCTCCCTCTTTTCTAGTACTAATGATAGGCAGATTGTTAGCAGGAATCGGAATAGGGTTCGGAGTTATGATCGCCCCAGTATACATTGCGGAGATATCCCCCGCTGTTGCCCGTGGCTCTTTTACTTCTTTTCCTGAGATCTTCATAAATCTTGGTATCCTTCTCGGCTACGTTTCAAATTACGCATTTTCAGGCCTCTCGGAACACATAAATTGGAGAGTTATGCTTGCTGTAGGAATCGTCCCTTCAGTTTTCATTGCCTTTGCGCTGTTCGCGATTCCAGAGTCTCCTAGGTGGCTGGTTATGCAAAAAAGGGTCGAAGAAGCACGAGAAGTGCTTCTGAAGATAAGTGATAATGAGGAAGAAGTTAAATTGAGGCTGGCTGAGATAGAGGAAGCAGCTGGACTTACAAATGCCGAAAAGTATGACGGAAAGAGTGTGTGGAAAGAGATCCTTAGGCCTTCGCCTGTTCTTGGTCGAATGCTAATTACCGGGTTAGGCATTCAGTGCTTCCAACAAATAACAGGTATCGATGCTTCTGTTTATTACAGTCCGACCATATTCAGAGACGCGGGGATTAAATCCGATTCACAGCTTCTTGCCGCAACTGTTGCGGTTGGCTTTACTAAAACTGTTTTCATCTTGGTTGCGATCGTTCTAATTGATAGAGTTGGTAGGAAGCCATTATTGTACATTAGCACGGTCGGCATGACCATCTGTTTGTTTGGATTGAGCCTCTCTCTCACTTTGCTAGAGCACGAATTGGTCTCGAGAGGAGTTGGAATTGGGATTGCGGTACTGGCAGTTTGTGGGAATGTAGCATTCTTCTCAGTTGGTATTGGTCCGATTTGCTGGGTGGTGACTTCGGAAATCTATCCTCTTAAGGTTAGGGCTCAAGCAGCGGGTCTTGGAGCCGTAGGGAATAGGGTTAGCAGCGGCTTAGTTGCAATGTCCTTTTTATCGATATCCCATGCCATTTCCGTGGCGGGAACTTTCTTTATCTTCTCGGTCCTCTCGGCTCTTTCTGTGATATTTGTATACATGTTTGTTCCTGAAACAAAAGGGAAGTCCTTGGAAGAGATTGAGATGTTATTTGGAAACGAAAGGGAATGGCAAGGAGGAGAATTGGAGCTTGGTGATGTGGAGCATCTGGTACAGAAGGAATAACCTGGATTATTGCGGGTTATTTTCCTCTGCGACTCGACAAATTTTTTTCCATGGAGGTGCGAAATTGTTCCATCTCATTAGGATACACCATGGTCAATTTTTTTCGTACTATGAAGCAACCTTACTGCTTGTGTACTCTTTGAGGCCATGAAATATACATAGTTTCATGTGTAACCATCATCTATTCAGGATTTAAGATCCGTGAGAAATACACGCAAATAATTTAAATGAAAAGCTGTTTCATAGCGTGCAAATAACTCTCTAGTTATTTTGTTCCCTGTACTAACACTGCTCGTAGCAACTAATCAGAATGTTTCATTCTTGTCTCTCTTTGTTTATGTGCTTTTTTTGGTTTGAATCAAACCTAGTAATTCCCATGCTTGTTTGCTGTACTACTAATCAAATATGATAAAAACTTGAGCACTATACTAGTTAATTTATGTTTGCGTGGTGCATAATTAATGTTCTACCTTTTAGTGACTTTGATTAGAAAACTTGCTGGAATGGCAGAAGAGGCATGCTGGCTTATTTAACCAAGAATCTTGAAGTCTTTTGCCAACTGTAGTTTGATTACCATACCAATTTTGCAGTTTGCAGTAGGGTGCTTAAAACTGCACCTAATATGTCGGCAATCAATTCGAGCCCATTTTATCGAAGCCTGAGCTGCAGGTCACAAATGGCTTGTTGTTTtatttggccaaaaaaaaaaataatgtaataaaGAAGTGCTATTATATATAGATCATTAGGGTTTGTCAATAAATAACATATCAGTATCAGAGGCACAatttaagagagagaaattgaTCTAGATcaagaaaatattagaaaacATAAAGCACATAAGCCAAACTATGCATcacattaatttaatttttcttttcagcAACATCTTATTGCAAATCCATGATCATTGATGATACTGATGTTATTGCCATCAGGGTATCGGATACACAAGCTCATGTATATGTAAttgttatactgttatgacaGTGACACACCACCTAGAAAAGTAGCAGCAAATGAATGAGAGAATTGCCACAACCCATCCATTCTTAATTTCCTTTTTACAGTTAACACATCTCCTCAGAAACTGGAAACACAACCAATACAACAGTGTTGAGAATTGTCACATATCTCCTGCTACAATTCCTCTCTATTCACACATTAGCCGCtggaaaaattacaaaaaacacAACAATCCAACATTATTCTCCCAATCACACTCCCCTCCTCGACATTCATTCCCCTACTCTGCTTGTTCCACAAATGAACAGCAAAACTCTCCTTTCGGATACTCTTGATCTTCGCTTTCACCCACTTTGCGTAATTTGCATCCTTCGGCTCTTTAAACAGCCCCGCTATCTTATTCCAATCCACCGGATAGAATGCGGAGGGCGGCAAAACCGTAACTTCGAAACCCGGGCGCCCGGCCACCCTCGCCGCCACCCTCGAAACGAGATAAGGCCCGTTGTGGCCCCACTTACTACCATCAAATGTTAAAGCAAACTCCTCAATGAACTTATACACAAGAGGGTGCATTTTGTCGAACACCATCACGGCGTTGTTCAATCTACTCCAATTCCCCGTCGCCGCGTCTACCGCCTGAGCTCCGATCACGTTCTTAAGTCCCGAGAAGCTCTTCATCACTATTACATCCGTGTCGAGATACACACCGCCGAATTTGTAAACTACCACAAGGCGGAGCAAATTGGAGAGGTTTTGGCCAAGCGAAACCTCCCCTGGATCAACTTCTCCATTAAGCAGCTTTTCGAACCAGCACTCAGCAGGGGTGCTCTTGAACAAGTAGTTGTAATCAGGAGCTACTGCGGCGACTCGGAACCCTTTATCCAAGAAGGGTTTGAGCAAATGGGCACCTTTAGAAGAGTCCATGGTGTCGGAAACTAGGAGCAAACACGCATTTGGGTGGGATTTAAACAAGCTCTCCATTGCCAAGAACTCCCTGGGGCCAAAACCATCTAATGAAGAGATCCAAGTCATGAAGAAGCGGAGCTCACAATGCCCGCGGAAGAACTCGGTGGCTCTCGCGAAGAAGCGGCGGGAGCGGGGGCTGGGGCGCAGGTGCTGGAACCGGGAGCGGCCATTGACGGAGCTGCGTAAAAGGAGGAGCTTTAGGTGGGGTTTGGGGAGGGGGAGCAGGGCCGTGGGGATCGAGGCGGGtcgagaggaggaagaagacgaagagggAGGATGGGGGAAGAAGCCATGGAGGGAGAGGCGGAGGATGGCGAGGGCGAAGAGGGAGGAGGGGATGAGAAGGGAGAGGCGAAGCTTCGGTTTCTTCGCGGAGGTCGCCatgggagggggagaggaggagctCTCATTGCGTTGAGGCTCGTGCGAGGGTTTATGTGAACGGGAAAGGGAGGAGGAGATCGAGTGAGAAAGGAAGGAGATTCGgggatttaaattaaaataataaattttagtggTAATAATTGCGCGCGCGCGCTCCAACGGTAGTGGCCATGTTAGGTATATGTTGCATGATAAAAATGTAGGAAGAGCCCCTACGTTATTCGGATATTTCAGATTCGTATCTAAACTCTTTAGAgtcaaattttgtataattctaAGGTATAGACGTAAATCTTACATTCTAAATTTTGTATGTCTAGGATTAGgctattaattttatcaatttttt harbors:
- the LOC109728946 gene encoding probable polyol transporter 4, which produces METVDPRTMGNGVSRIAGLGGKGKYRRMDAPIAEEEEEIDEGGGGAGAMAKGMRTSESRRYVFACAVFASLNSVLLGYDVGVMSGCILFIQRDLHITEVQQEVLVGILSFISLLGSLAGGRTADALGRKWTIGLAAIVFQIGAAVMTFAPSFLVLMIGRLLAGIGIGFGVMIAPVYIAEISPAVARGSFTSFPEIFINLGILLGYVSNYAFSGLSEHINWRVMLAVGIVPSVFIAFALFAIPESPRWLVMQKRVEEAREVLLKISDNEEEVKLRLAEIEEAAGLTNAEKYDGKSVWKEILRPSPVLGRMLITGLGIQCFQQITGIDASVYYSPTIFRDAGIKSDSQLLAATVAVGFTKTVFILVAIVLIDRVGRKPLLYISTVGMTICLFGLSLSLTLLEHELVSRGVGIGIAVLAVCGNVAFFSVGIGPICWVVTSEIYPLKVRAQAAGLGAVGNRVSSGLVAMSFLSISHAISVAGTFFIFSVLSALSVIFVYMFVPETKGKSLEEIEMLFGNEREWQGGELELGDVEHLVQKE
- the LOC109728983 gene encoding uncharacterized protein At4g19900-like; this translates as MATSAKKPKLRLSLLIPSSLFALAILRLSLHGFFPHPPSSSSSSSRPASIPTALLPLPKPHLKLLLLRSSVNGRSRFQHLRPSPRSRRFFARATEFFRGHCELRFFMTWISSLDGFGPREFLAMESLFKSHPNACLLLVSDTMDSSKGAHLLKPFLDKGFRVAAVAPDYNYLFKSTPAECWFEKLLNGEVDPGEVSLGQNLSNLLRLVVVYKFGGVYLDTDVIVMKSFSGLKNVIGAQAVDAATGNWSRLNNAVMVFDKMHPLVYKFIEEFALTFDGSKWGHNGPYLVSRVAARVAGRPGFEVTVLPPSAFYPVDWNKIAGLFKEPKDANYAKWVKAKIKSIRKESFAVHLWNKQSRGMNVEEGSVIGRIMLDCCVFCNFSSG